In Dasypus novemcinctus isolate mDasNov1 chromosome 23, mDasNov1.1.hap2, whole genome shotgun sequence, the following proteins share a genomic window:
- the LOC101418673 gene encoding zinc finger protein 709-like isoform X2, translating into MNKGENFNQALVTFKDVTVDFTQEEWDLLDTTQRTLFREVMLENINNLVSVGYQVCKRDVLSQLEQEEVSREGVVFPQYQNPGRKCAFKTWEMIEMVFSKPTYRKDTSKIMSLHRSHTQKNSFKCISLQEDSSLTSIVTQYALIHLTKKSYFRKLPPAVLSDYSYFKHHHTSKSYEYYQNDKNCIQCSELRQYNVTPIGEKTHECHLGGKAFTTSSSLKQHERCHTGEKLQECHLCGKGFTTLSFLKQNKRCQTGGQPFECHLCGKTYSHYISLKYHERTHTGEKPHESHLCGKAFVQPSNLKQHERTHSGEKPHKCHFCGKAFIQLSHLKQHERTHTGEKRHECLLCGKAFSNRRSLQQHERTHTGEKPRECHLCGKAFSVYSNLQKHMSTHTGEKPHECHLCGKAFLLKSTLKRHERTHTGKKPHECHLCGKAFLRKSALKRHERAHTGEKPHECHLCGKTFAQPSNLKLHERTHTGEKPHKCHFCGKAFIQLSNLKQHERTHTGEKPHECLLCGKAFSNRRSLQHHERTHTGEKPHECHLCGKAFHRKSTLNRHERIHTGEKPHECHLCGKAFLRKSTLKQHERTHTGEKPHECHLCGKAFLQSSNLKQHERTHTGEKPHKCHFCGKAFIQPSHLKQHERTHTGEKPHECLLCGKAFSNRKSLQHHERTHTGEKPHECHLCGKAFIQLSHLKQHERTHRRKTP; encoded by the exons GCATTAGTGACCTTCAAGGATGTGACTgtagacttcacccaggaagagtgggaccTGTTAGACACAACCCAAAGAACGctgttcagagaagtgatgctggagaatatcaataACCTGGTCTCAGTAG GATATCAAGTCTGCAAAAGGGATGTGCTTTCCCAGTTGGAACAGGAAGAAGTGTCGAGAGAAGGAGTAGTTTTTCCTCAATACCAGAATCCAG GGAGGAAATGTGCctttaaaacatgggaaatgatagaaatggtATTCAGTAAACCTACCTATAGGAAAGACACTTCTAAAATCATGTCATTG CACAGAtctcacacccagaagaattcctttaaatgtatttctttgcAAGAAGATTCCTCTCTCACATCCATAGTGACCCAATATGCATTGATTCACTTAacaaagaaatcctatttcaggAAACTACCTCCAGCAGTCCTCAGTGACTACTCATATTTTAAACATCACcatacaagtaaatcatatgaatacTACCAAAATGATAAAAACTGTATCCAATGCTCTGAACTCAGGCAATACAATGTAACTCCCATTGGAGAGAAAACCCACGAATGTCACCTaggtgggaaagccttcactacatcctcttcccttaaacagcatgagagatgtcacactggagaaaaactgcAAGAATGTCATCTCTGTGGGAAAGGCTTCACTACATTATCTTTCCTTAAACAAAATAAGAGATGCCAAACTGGGGGACAACCATTtgaatgtcatctgtgtgggAAAACATATAGCCATTATATTTCCCTTAAatatcatgagagaactcacactggagagaaaccccatgaatctcatctttgtgggaaagcctttgtTCAACCATCTAACctgaaacaacatgaaagaactcacagtggagagaaaccccataaatgtcatttttgtgggaaagccttcattcaactGTCTCACCTAAAACagcatgaaagaactcacacaggAGAAAAACGCCATGAATgccttctatgtgggaaagctttcagtaatCGTAGGTCTCTtcaacaacatgaaagaactcacactggagagaaaccccgtgagtgtcatctttgtgggaaagccttcagtgtGTATAGTAATCTTCAAAAACATATGAGcactcacactggagaaaaaccccatgaatgtcatctttgtgggaaagccttccttcTAAAATCTACCCTAAAacgacatgaaagaactcacactggaaagaaaccccatgaatgtcatctttgtgggaaagccttccttcGAAAATCTGCCCTAAAACGACATGAAAgagctcacactggagagaaaccccatgaatgtcatctttgtgggaaaaccTTTGCTCAACCATCTAACCTGAAActacatgaaagaactcacactggagagaaaccccataaatgtcatttttgtggaaaagccttcattcAACTATCTAacctaaaacaacatgaaagaactcacacaggAGAAAAACCTCATGAATGTCTTCTATGTGGCAAAGCTTTCAGTAATCGTAGGTCTCTTCAAcatcatgagagaactcacactggagagaaaccccatgagtgtcatctttgtgggaaagccttccatCGAAAATCTACCCTAAATCGACATgaaagaattcacactggagagaaaccccatgaatgtcatctttgtgggaaagccttccttcGAAAATCTAccctaaaacaacatgaaagaactcacactggagagaaaccccatgaatgtcatctttgtgggaaagccttccttcAGTCATCTAACctgaaacaacatgaaagaactcacactggagagaaaccccataaatgtcatttttgtgggaaagccttcattcaaccATCTCacctaaaacaacatgaaagaactcacacaggagaaaaaccccatgaatgtcttctatgtgggaaagctttcagtaatCGTAAGTCTCTTCAAcatcatgagagaactcacactggagagaaaccccatgagtgtcatctttgtgggaaagccttcattcaactaTCTCacctaaaacaacatgaaagaactcacaggagaaaaaccccatga
- the LOC101418673 gene encoding zinc finger protein 709-like isoform X1: protein MPAKVLAMQSHALVTFKDVTVDFTQEEWDLLDTTQRTLFREVMLENINNLVSVGYQVCKRDVLSQLEQEEVSREGVVFPQYQNPGRKCAFKTWEMIEMVFSKPTYRKDTSKIMSLHRSHTQKNSFKCISLQEDSSLTSIVTQYALIHLTKKSYFRKLPPAVLSDYSYFKHHHTSKSYEYYQNDKNCIQCSELRQYNVTPIGEKTHECHLGGKAFTTSSSLKQHERCHTGEKLQECHLCGKGFTTLSFLKQNKRCQTGGQPFECHLCGKTYSHYISLKYHERTHTGEKPHESHLCGKAFVQPSNLKQHERTHSGEKPHKCHFCGKAFIQLSHLKQHERTHTGEKRHECLLCGKAFSNRRSLQQHERTHTGEKPRECHLCGKAFSVYSNLQKHMSTHTGEKPHECHLCGKAFLLKSTLKRHERTHTGKKPHECHLCGKAFLRKSALKRHERAHTGEKPHECHLCGKTFAQPSNLKLHERTHTGEKPHKCHFCGKAFIQLSNLKQHERTHTGEKPHECLLCGKAFSNRRSLQHHERTHTGEKPHECHLCGKAFHRKSTLNRHERIHTGEKPHECHLCGKAFLRKSTLKQHERTHTGEKPHECHLCGKAFLQSSNLKQHERTHTGEKPHKCHFCGKAFIQPSHLKQHERTHTGEKPHECLLCGKAFSNRKSLQHHERTHTGEKPHECHLCGKAFIQLSHLKQHERTHRRKTP from the exons ATGCCAGCCAAGGTTTTGGCAATGCAATCACAT GCATTAGTGACCTTCAAGGATGTGACTgtagacttcacccaggaagagtgggaccTGTTAGACACAACCCAAAGAACGctgttcagagaagtgatgctggagaatatcaataACCTGGTCTCAGTAG GATATCAAGTCTGCAAAAGGGATGTGCTTTCCCAGTTGGAACAGGAAGAAGTGTCGAGAGAAGGAGTAGTTTTTCCTCAATACCAGAATCCAG GGAGGAAATGTGCctttaaaacatgggaaatgatagaaatggtATTCAGTAAACCTACCTATAGGAAAGACACTTCTAAAATCATGTCATTG CACAGAtctcacacccagaagaattcctttaaatgtatttctttgcAAGAAGATTCCTCTCTCACATCCATAGTGACCCAATATGCATTGATTCACTTAacaaagaaatcctatttcaggAAACTACCTCCAGCAGTCCTCAGTGACTACTCATATTTTAAACATCACcatacaagtaaatcatatgaatacTACCAAAATGATAAAAACTGTATCCAATGCTCTGAACTCAGGCAATACAATGTAACTCCCATTGGAGAGAAAACCCACGAATGTCACCTaggtgggaaagccttcactacatcctcttcccttaaacagcatgagagatgtcacactggagaaaaactgcAAGAATGTCATCTCTGTGGGAAAGGCTTCACTACATTATCTTTCCTTAAACAAAATAAGAGATGCCAAACTGGGGGACAACCATTtgaatgtcatctgtgtgggAAAACATATAGCCATTATATTTCCCTTAAatatcatgagagaactcacactggagagaaaccccatgaatctcatctttgtgggaaagcctttgtTCAACCATCTAACctgaaacaacatgaaagaactcacagtggagagaaaccccataaatgtcatttttgtgggaaagccttcattcaactGTCTCACCTAAAACagcatgaaagaactcacacaggAGAAAAACGCCATGAATgccttctatgtgggaaagctttcagtaatCGTAGGTCTCTtcaacaacatgaaagaactcacactggagagaaaccccgtgagtgtcatctttgtgggaaagccttcagtgtGTATAGTAATCTTCAAAAACATATGAGcactcacactggagaaaaaccccatgaatgtcatctttgtgggaaagccttccttcTAAAATCTACCCTAAAacgacatgaaagaactcacactggaaagaaaccccatgaatgtcatctttgtgggaaagccttccttcGAAAATCTGCCCTAAAACGACATGAAAgagctcacactggagagaaaccccatgaatgtcatctttgtgggaaaaccTTTGCTCAACCATCTAACCTGAAActacatgaaagaactcacactggagagaaaccccataaatgtcatttttgtggaaaagccttcattcAACTATCTAacctaaaacaacatgaaagaactcacacaggAGAAAAACCTCATGAATGTCTTCTATGTGGCAAAGCTTTCAGTAATCGTAGGTCTCTTCAAcatcatgagagaactcacactggagagaaaccccatgagtgtcatctttgtgggaaagccttccatCGAAAATCTACCCTAAATCGACATgaaagaattcacactggagagaaaccccatgaatgtcatctttgtgggaaagccttccttcGAAAATCTAccctaaaacaacatgaaagaactcacactggagagaaaccccatgaatgtcatctttgtgggaaagccttccttcAGTCATCTAACctgaaacaacatgaaagaactcacactggagagaaaccccataaatgtcatttttgtgggaaagccttcattcaaccATCTCacctaaaacaacatgaaagaactcacacaggagaaaaaccccatgaatgtcttctatgtgggaaagctttcagtaatCGTAAGTCTCTTCAAcatcatgagagaactcacactggagagaaaccccatgagtgtcatctttgtgggaaagccttcattcaactaTCTCacctaaaacaacatgaaagaactcacaggagaaaaaccccatga